In a single window of the Gracilimonas sp. genome:
- the pxpB gene encoding 5-oxoprolinase subunit PxpB → MESKLLPLNDTNWLVSVLGEKALLLKPKLDEIPLSVIHESVRIIEAASIPVVVDIIPAYDSIAIVYSRLLGNLDEEIEIISKAVEEKTVETYSSQTCEIPVCYELGLDWREVEEKTGFEKEEVIQKHLSVSYKVAMMGFIPGFLYLSGLKEEIACPRKAEPRTSIPAGSVGIGGNQTGVYSLESPGGWQIIGRTPLSFFDVRKDPPIKVRAGDTIVFKRIPEVQFTNFKKEEV, encoded by the coding sequence ATGGAATCGAAATTACTTCCGCTTAATGACACAAACTGGCTGGTTTCTGTACTTGGGGAAAAGGCGCTTCTGCTAAAACCCAAGCTGGATGAAATTCCGCTTTCGGTCATTCATGAGTCAGTGAGAATTATTGAAGCTGCATCAATTCCAGTTGTTGTAGATATTATACCGGCTTACGACAGCATAGCAATAGTTTACAGCAGGCTTTTGGGTAATCTTGATGAAGAGATTGAAATTATATCAAAAGCTGTAGAAGAGAAAACAGTTGAAACGTATTCATCCCAAACTTGTGAGATTCCGGTTTGCTATGAGTTGGGGTTAGACTGGAGAGAAGTAGAAGAGAAAACCGGTTTTGAAAAAGAAGAAGTAATTCAAAAGCATTTATCAGTATCCTATAAAGTAGCCATGATGGGGTTCATTCCCGGCTTTTTGTACCTGTCAGGTTTAAAGGAGGAAATTGCTTGTCCACGTAAGGCAGAACCAAGAACCAGTATACCCGCTGGATCGGTTGGTATTGGAGGAAATCAAACGGGGGTTTACTCGCTTGAAAGTCCGGGGGGGTGGCAAATTATTGGCAGAACTCCGCTCTCTTTTTTTGATGTGCGAAAAGACCCGCCAATTAAAGTTAGAGCTGGGGATACCATTGTTTTCAAGCGTATCCCTGAAGTACAGTTTACAAACTTCAAGAAAGAGGAGGTATGA
- a CDS encoding biotin-dependent carboxyltransferase family protein: protein MKNSLEVIDGGLLTTIQDNGRFGYRQYGVPVSGAMDDYACRLANWLVGNPEGSPVLEMTLKGGTYQFNSNSIIAITGAYMKPKVNDKKVEMNVSVEVKAGDVLSLGYCKRGCRSYLAIRGQLDIQKVLGSYSTYLTGNFGGFEGRKLAQGDELFWDEITEDFSLKEVPKDKLPYYSSKVTLRILEGPEWDWLTKKQQSQLLNAEYQVSSKSNRMGVRLSGQNIKSEKVQMTSAPVIPGIIQLPESGNPIIIMKDGQAVGGYPRIAKVADADLWRVGQFWGEMKINFNKINREEAGKLSSLNRALFV, encoded by the coding sequence ATGAAAAATAGCCTGGAAGTAATAGACGGCGGATTACTAACCACTATTCAGGATAATGGCCGGTTTGGGTACAGACAATATGGTGTGCCTGTTTCAGGAGCAATGGATGATTATGCCTGCAGACTTGCGAACTGGCTTGTAGGAAATCCGGAAGGCTCGCCAGTTTTGGAAATGACACTTAAAGGGGGAACATACCAGTTCAATTCAAACTCTATTATTGCTATTACCGGCGCTTATATGAAGCCAAAGGTAAATGATAAGAAGGTTGAGATGAATGTCTCTGTGGAAGTCAAAGCAGGAGATGTATTATCTTTGGGCTACTGTAAAAGAGGATGCAGAAGTTATCTTGCTATACGCGGCCAACTTGATATCCAAAAAGTGCTGGGTTCGTATTCAACGTATTTGACGGGTAACTTCGGAGGGTTTGAAGGCCGTAAGCTGGCTCAGGGAGATGAGCTTTTTTGGGATGAAATCACAGAAGATTTTTCTTTAAAGGAAGTTCCAAAAGATAAATTGCCATACTATTCTTCTAAAGTAACATTGCGGATTTTGGAAGGTCCGGAATGGGATTGGTTGACTAAGAAACAGCAGTCGCAACTTTTGAATGCAGAGTATCAGGTTAGTTCCAAAAGTAACAGGATGGGAGTCAGGTTGTCGGGGCAAAACATTAAATCAGAAAAAGTACAAATGACTTCAGCTCCGGTTATACCAGGAATTATTCAGTTACCTGAAAGTGGAAATCCCATTATTATTATGAAGGACGGACAGGCTGTGGGTGGATACCCGAGGATAGCCAAGGTTGCGGATGCTGATCTGTGGAGGGTGGGGCAATTTTGGGGAGAAATGAAGATTAACTTCAACAAAATAAACAGGGAAGAGGCTGGTAAGCTTAGCAGCTTAAATAGAGCATTATTTGTTTAG
- a CDS encoding histidine kinase dimerization/phosphoacceptor domain -containing protein: MWLGNQKDIEQTHKKKVEETAQLVTLQFEKAVQGNINTLQNLKNRLQITNGSYFDYWEYDAGLIVEQDPSFLFIEWIDSTMVIQKVQPFEGNEEAIGLDISKLDYRREDWLKTKKDSIINFTHWLGLVQGPQAFLIDAPVFYDGTFQGTITAGMNFTSQFDLVMQGLDQYHVEILDDKGTLFYQYGESARAENFPSYTIENPIELNNTDSGSWVIHVYPNTIFETANSSLGSYLNLVLGLALSILISVIFYYMQTAFTAQKSSRHANEKIRALIESSPMGIYAIDTNGVVRDFWNKAAEEMLGWRQEEAIGRFMPHIGQEWKDDFKELMDISLKEGEIKNKEIVRQRKDGSPIHMRLNVSKLVGNGSENQQMLAIVEDITKETEYKKQLENSVHEKEVLLSEVHHRVKNNLAIIVGLIELQKEGVPDKKLQMILKETQNRIYSISGVHELLYNTESFTEITFGEYAVKLIDRIRSMFDSGERNISIEHQFESRGLNINQAIPLGLLMNELITNSFKHAFNEQNEGKIFISFKEKGESIEVVYQDNGKGFDKDIFEHSNTLGVTLIRTLIDQLNADYTIQSVEGFKFTFYFEAKGRGAHSNL, translated from the coding sequence ATGTGGCTTGGAAATCAGAAAGACATTGAACAAACACATAAAAAAAAGGTTGAAGAAACGGCGCAACTTGTAACACTTCAGTTTGAAAAAGCTGTTCAGGGGAATATTAATACCCTTCAAAATCTCAAGAATAGACTGCAAATTACGAATGGCAGTTATTTTGATTATTGGGAATATGATGCAGGGCTAATTGTTGAGCAGGATCCCTCATTTCTTTTCATTGAGTGGATCGATAGTACAATGGTTATTCAAAAAGTGCAGCCATTTGAAGGGAACGAAGAGGCCATTGGTCTGGATATTTCAAAGCTGGACTACCGGCGCGAGGATTGGCTCAAAACCAAAAAAGATTCCATTATCAATTTTACACACTGGCTTGGTTTGGTTCAGGGCCCCCAGGCTTTTTTGATTGATGCTCCCGTTTTTTATGACGGTACTTTCCAGGGGACAATCACTGCAGGTATGAATTTTACTTCTCAGTTCGATTTGGTAATGCAGGGCCTGGATCAGTATCACGTTGAAATACTTGATGACAAAGGAACATTATTCTATCAGTATGGAGAAAGCGCCAGAGCAGAAAACTTTCCAAGCTATACTATCGAGAATCCAATTGAGTTGAACAACACGGATTCTGGGTCATGGGTCATACACGTGTATCCGAACACAATTTTTGAAACAGCAAATTCCTCATTAGGCTCATACCTGAATCTTGTGCTGGGTTTGGCACTAAGCATACTTATCTCGGTCATATTTTACTATATGCAAACGGCGTTTACGGCACAGAAATCATCCCGGCATGCCAACGAGAAAATACGTGCGTTAATTGAGTCTTCACCAATGGGTATTTACGCTATAGATACAAATGGAGTGGTCAGGGATTTCTGGAATAAAGCTGCTGAAGAAATGCTGGGCTGGCGCCAGGAAGAGGCTATAGGACGATTTATGCCTCACATAGGGCAGGAATGGAAAGATGATTTTAAAGAGCTGATGGATATAAGCCTGAAGGAAGGAGAAATCAAAAACAAAGAAATTGTACGACAGCGAAAGGACGGCTCCCCCATACACATGCGCTTAAATGTGAGTAAGCTTGTAGGGAATGGAAGTGAAAACCAACAGATGTTGGCAATTGTTGAGGATATCACCAAAGAGACAGAGTATAAAAAACAGCTTGAAAACTCGGTTCACGAAAAAGAGGTCTTACTCTCGGAAGTTCATCACCGGGTAAAGAATAATCTCGCTATTATTGTTGGGCTAATTGAGCTGCAAAAGGAAGGTGTGCCTGATAAGAAACTCCAAATGATTCTGAAGGAGACACAAAACCGGATATATTCCATTTCCGGAGTTCATGAGTTGCTCTATAATACAGAAAGTTTTACAGAGATCACCTTTGGGGAATATGCCGTTAAGCTGATAGACCGGATCAGGAGTATGTTTGACAGCGGGGAAAGGAACATCAGTATAGAACATCAATTTGAATCAAGAGGGTTAAATATAAATCAGGCTATTCCATTGGGCCTGCTCATGAATGAGCTAATAACGAATTCATTTAAACACGCCTTTAATGAACAGAATGAGGGGAAGATCTTTATAAGCTTTAAGGAAAAGGGAGAATCAATTGAAGTTGTATACCAAGACAACGGCAAAGGTTTTGATAAGGATATTTTTGAACATTCCAATACTCTGGGTGTTACTCTCATCCGAACTTTGATAGACCAGTTGAATGCAGATTATACAATACAGTCAGTAGAGGGGTTTAAATTCACTTTCTATTTTGAGGCCAAAGGCAGGGGAGCCCATTCGAATTTGTAG